The genomic DNA ACCGACTCCATCACCATCGTCGCCGAACAGATCGTCCAGGTCACCTTCGTGCTGGCCGCCCGCGAGGACACCGCGCTCGACGACCTCGACGTGGTCTCCTCCCACCCGCACGCTCAAGCCCAGGTGCAGGGCTGGCTGCGCACGAACCTCCCGGGAGCGCACGTCGCGACGGCCTCCTCGACCGCCGCAGCCGCCCGGGACCTCGCCGCCCTGAGCCCCGAACAGGCTCGCGGCCGCGCCGCCGTGTGCTCTCCGCTGGCCGCGGAGCACTTCGGGCTGACCGTCCTCGCCCAGCAGATCGAGGACAACGCCGGCGCCCAGACCCGCTTCGTCCTGGTCACTCGCGAGGGCCGGATCCCCGCACGCACCGGCGCCGACAAGACGACCCTCGTCGTCCACCTGCCGCACAACCGCTCCGGAGCGCTGCTCGAGACGCTGGAGATGTTCAGCGCCAACGGCGTGAACCTGTCGCGGATCGAGTCGCGCCCCATCGGAGATTTCCTGGGCCGGTACTCCTTCTCCCTCGACGTCGAGGGTCACATCGAGGACCGGCGGGTCGCCGCGTCCCTCCGCGCCCTGCACCGCGTCTGCCCCGTCGTGCACTATCTCGGCTCCTACCCCCGCCTCGACGGTGCGCGCCCGGCGCTCCCCGAGGAGTTCTCCGACGAGACCTACGACGAAGCGCACCAGTGGATCGAGAAGCTGACGGGGATGGTCGCCCCGACCTCCGCCGGGATCTGACGGCGGCCGCACTCCACCGGAGAGCCTGCTTCTCACGGGCGGGGCCATGCCCTGCCGGGAAGCTGTCGCTCTCAGATCCTCGAGACGTCCGTGCCGGCGGGGACCCGCAGCCGCAGCACCCCCGGGTCGATCCGGGCGATCAGATGCGTGGCCTCGGCATCGGTGTCGCCGTCCAGCTGCACCGGCTGCGCCTTCGTCGTCGCGACCCGCACCTCGGTGGCCTGATAGCGGTCCATCGAGGACATCCTCGTCGTCTCGGCGAACCTGCCCTTCGGCACGAGCCTGGGGTTCACCACCTCGGTGAGCACCTGACTGAAGCCGGCGGCACCCCTCCAGCCGGCCACCACGATCTCCAGCCGCCCGTTGTCCGCGGTCGCCTCGGGCATGAGCACGAAACCACCGGGCAGCTTCCCGACATTTCCGAGCAGCACGGTGCGCGCCTTGTGCGCGTGGCGGGTGCCGTCGGGGAAGTCGAGGACCACGTCGATCGACCGTCCCAGGATGGTGCGCACCCCACCGAGCACGTAGGCGATCCACCCGAGACGCTTCTTCATCTGCGGATCGGTGTGGCCGATCATCTCCGCGTCGGCGCCGAACCCGGCGATGACCAGGAAGATCTGTTCCGCTGACGTCGCCGCCTCGTCGATCGAGCCGCCCGTGCGCAACCAGCCGACGTCGATCTGCCGGTCGTGCCCGGTCAGGGCCGCGATCATCGCCGCCGGCGGGTCCTCCAGGGGGATGTCCAGGTTGCGGGCCAGCAGGTTCCCGGTTCCCGAGGGGATGATCCCCATCCGGGTGTCGGTCCCGGCCAGCACGGAGGCGACCAGGCGCACTGTGCCGTCCCCACCGGCGGCGATCACCAGGTCCGCGTCGTCCTGGCGGGCCTGGCGCGCCTGGCCACGGCCCGGGTCCTCGATCGAGGTCTCGTAGAAGGTGACCTCCGCCCCCTCGAGCTCCTCGACGATCTCGCGCAACCGTGAGCGGAACCGCTCGGCGTCGTCGAACTTCGAGGGATTCAGCACCACCGCGACCTTCCGAACCCGGTCGGGGGAGAGGGCCGGGCCGTCGGTACCTGCGCTGTCGGCCCCCGCGACCTCGCTCTGCGCCGCGCCGCTGTCGGCTGCGTCCTCGGTGCCTGCAGCCTCGCGCAGCTGTCGTTCGTACCTCTCGGTCGTCCTGCGCAGCTCCGCGATCTCCCGCCGGTGCCGCCTCAGATGCCGCAGCACCACGGCGAGCAGCACGATCGCGACGACCATGATGACGATCGACGCGATGCTCAGCAGCAGGAGGGTCTGATCCATGCGCACAGCCTACTGAGCGCGGTGACCGCCGTGAACGCCTCGCGTCGCGGGTACCCTGGGGCAATGATCGATCTGCGGCTCCTGCGCGAGAATCCCGACGCCGTCCGCGACGCCCAGCGAGCGCGTCGCCGTGACCCCTCCACCGTCGATGCGGTGCTCGAGGCCGATTCCCGTTGGCGCGAGGCGACCACCTCCTACGAGTCCGCACGCGCCGAGCAGAAGGCGTTCGGCAAGAAGGTCGCCCAGGCCACGGGGGAGGAGAAGCAGGAACTGCTGGCCGAGGTCAGGCAGCTCGCTGCGGACGTCAAGCGTCTCGAGTCCGAGGCCGGCGGGGCCATCGTCGCCCGCGACACAGCCCTGCGCGCGATCCCGAACCTCGCCGAGGGCGCCCCGGAAGGCCTCGAGGACGACTTCGCTCTGCGGGAGACCGTCGGCGCGACACCGGCCTTCGACCACGCGATCAAGGACCACCTGGAGATCGCCGAAGGGCTGAAGGCGATCGACATGGCCCGCGGCGCGAAGGTCTCCGGCGCCCGCTTCTACTTCCTCACCGGTATCGGCGCGCAGCTCGAGCTCGCGATCCTCAATTCGGCGATCGACCAGGCCACGAAGGCCGGCTTCACGCCGATGATCACCCCGACGCTGGTGCTGCCGGAGTCGATGGAGGGGACCGGGTTCCTCGGCGAGCACGCCGACGAGGTCTACCACCTCGACAAGGACGACGACCTGTACCTCGTCGGCACCAGCGAGGTGGCACTGGCCAGCTACCACAAGGGCGAGGTCCTCGATGTGTCCGGCGGGCCGATCCGCTACGCGGGTTGGAGCGCCTGCTACCGCCGCGAGGCCGGCAGCTACGGCAAGGACACGCGCGGCATCATCCGCGTCCACCAGTTCCACAAGGTCGAGATGTTCTCCTACTGCCGGATCGAGGATTCCTACGCGGAGCACGAGCGTCTGCTGGACCTGGAGCGGGAGATGCTGGCGCGCATCGACGTGCCCTACCGCATCATCGACACCGCCGCCGGGGATCTCGGCACGTCCGCCGCCCGCAAGTACGACTGCGAGGCGTGGATGCCCAGCCAGGACACCTACCGCGAGCTCACCTCCACCTCGAACACCACCCAGTTCCAGGCCCGCCGGCTGAACATCCGCGAGCGCACCGAGGACGGCCTGCGCCCGGTCGCGACCCTGAACGGCACCCTCGGCACCACGCGGTTCATCGCCGCGATCCTCGAGAACCACCAGCAGGGCGACGGTTCCGTGGCGGTCCCCGAGGGCTTGCGCCCATACCTCGGCGGCCGTGAGGTCTTCGAGGTCTCGGCCTGAGATGACCGACACGACCTCGTGGCCCCGCTTGCGACGACTGCTGGGCGCAGTGCGTCGCCGCCGGTTCACCCGGATGTCAGACGGCGCTGGAACACTTGACGGCATGACGGCCCCCACCTCCCTGACCGACCACGACGCGACCCGCACCCGGCTCCAGGAGCACCTCGATGACCTGGTGGGGGAGGACCTGCTGCTCGGGCTCGACGTCGACGGCACCCTCGTCGACCACGACGGCGTCATGTCCCCGCCGATGCGTCGGGTGCTGCAGCGAGCCGCCGAGCAGCATGTCGTGGTCATCGCCACCGGCCGCTCCATCGGCGCGACCCTCCCCATCGTCGAGGCCGCCGGCATCACCCGCGGTTACGCGGTGTGCTCCAACGGCGCGGTCACCGTCGCGATGGATCCGGAGGCCGACGGGGGCCACCGCATCGTCGAGACCCGCTCCTTCCAGCCCGGCCACGCCCTGCGCACACTGCGTGAGGTCCAGCCCGATGCCCACTACGCGGTCGAGACGGCCGACGGCGGCTTCCACGCCACCACCGGTTTCCAGGACGCCAGCTTCGGCGTCGAGGCGTGGGAGCGCCCGCTCGATGACCTGATGGAGCTCGAGGCGGTGCGCGTGGTCGTCCACGTGCCGGACCTGTCCCCGCAGGAGTTCAGCGAGGTCATCGCCGAGTCCGGTGTGCACGGCGTGGAGTACTCGATCGGCTGGACGGCGTGGCTGGACATGGCCGCCCCGGGCGTCTCCAAGGCCACGGCCCTCGAGGAGATCCGTGCGCAGCTCGACATCGACGCGGCCCATACCGTGGCCGTCGGCGACGGGTTCAATGACACCGAGATGCTCACCTGGGCCGGCGTGGGCGTGGCCATGGGCCAGGCCCCGCAGGGCGTGAAGGACACGGCCGACGTCGTGACCGACTCGATCTTCGAGGACGGCACCGTGCTGGTGCTGGAGGCGCTGCGGGGCTGATCCCGGTCCCTCAGCGCCGGCGCAGCGCGACCCCCACCAGCGCGAGCCCGGCGGAGACGAGGAGACGGATGACCACCTGATCGTCCAGGGGCCGAGTCTCTCATCCCACGCTCGGACGCCATCGATGGGGAGGACTCCCCGTGGTGCTACGGGCCGGCGGGGAACCCACCGAGGACCTCGCGGTCTACCTCCGCGCGGGCGAAGCCTACTTCGTGCTCGTCCAGGACGGGGAGGACCTCGACATGGTGCCTGTCCCCTCGATCACCGCCTGGGAGGCGATCATGCACGTCCTCCCCGGCGCCCACGAGATCAAGGACCCCCGCGGCTGAGCTCCAGGATCACCTTCCCGACGTGCCCGCCCACGCGCAGTACCTCGTGGGCGTCGGACGCCTTCTCCAGCGGCAGGCGCGCATGGATGGGGACGCGGAGTGTCCCGTCGGCCAGCAGCGGCCACACCAGCTCGTACGTCGCCTCCAGGATCTCGCGCTTGCCCTCGGTGCGGCGCGAGCGCAGCGTGGTGCCGATGACCCGGCCGCGCTTGCCCATGAGCATCCCGATCGGCAGCTCGCCGGTGGCACCACCCAGGGTGCCGATGATGACCAGCCGTCCGTGCTCGCGCAGCATCCCCACGTTGTCCGCGAGTGCCGACCCGCCGACGACGTCGAGGACGACGTCTGCCCCGCCGGCCTCCCGCACCGCCTCCAGCAGATCGGCGGTCCGACGGTTCCAGACGGCGTCCGCACCCAGCTCCCGCACCCGGTCGAACGCTTCGTCGGACCCGACGGTGGTCAGCACCCGCGCGCCGAGGTGCCGCGCCAGCTGGATCGCGACGGTGCCGATGCCGCCGGTGCCGCCGTGGATCAGCACGGTCTCGCCCTCGGCCAGGCGGCCCTCGAGCACCAGGTTGGAGACCACGGTCGCGCAGACCTCCACGACACCGGCGGCGTCCACCAGGTCCATGCCCTCGGGAGCGGGCAGCAGCTGGCCCTCGGGGACGGCGACCACCTCGGCGTAACCACCGCCCGCGAGCAGCGCCACGACGGCTTCGCCGGTGTCGCGGCGATACCCGGAGACCTCGAGGCCGGGCAGCTCGGAGGCTCCCGTCGGCGGCGGGTACTTCCCGGCGGCCTGGGCGACGTCGGCCCGGTTCACGCCCGCGGCGGCCACGTCGACCAGCACCTCGCCGGGGGCGGCCACGGGCTCGGGCAGCTCGACCTGCGCGAGCTCGTGCTCGGCGGTGATGGTGATCGCGCGCATGGTCACTGGGTCACGTCCACGACGGTGCGGCCCCGGATCTCACCGGAGAGGATCCGCTGGGCGATGGGGATCGTCTCCGACAGCCCGATGCTCGTGGTCAGCGAGTCCAGCAGGTCGAGGTCGAGCTCGCGGACCAGCGCGTCCCAGGCTCGCTCGCGCAGGGCCGACGGCGCGTCCACCGAGTTCACCCCGGCGAGGGAGACGTGGCGCAGGATGAACGGCATCACGGACGTCGGCAGGTCCATACCCTGGGCCAGCCCGTAGGCCGCGACCGTGCCGCCCCAGGTGGTCTGGGCGAGGACGTTGGCCAGCGTCGTGCTGCCCACGGCGTCGATCGCCCCGGCCCAGCGCTGTGACTGCAGGGGCTTGCCGACCTCGTCGCCGAGCTCACGACGGTCGATCACCTCGGCGGCCCCGAGCTCGCGGAGGTACTCGGTGTTCTCCTCGACTCGACCGGTCGAGGCCACCACCCGGTGCCCGCGGCCGGCCAGCAGCGCGACCGCGATCGACCCCGCCCCGCCGGAGGCGCCGGTGACCAGGACGTCACCACTGTCGGGGGCGACGCCGCCGTCCTCGAGGCGCAGCACCGAGAGCATCGCCGTGAACCCGGCGGTGCCGATCGCTGCAGCCCGCTCGGGGGAGAGGTCGGCGCTGAGTCGCACCAGGGCCTCGGGACGCACGCGGGCCCGGGTGGCGAAGCCGCCATGGCGGGACTCGCCGATGCCGTCGCCGTTGAGGACCACCAGGTCACCGGCCGAGTACTCCGCGACCTCGGAACCGGTCACCCGCCCCACCAGGTCGATGCCCGGGATCAGCGGGAACCGGCGCGCGATGCCCGTGCCCGCGATCGCCAGACCATCCTTGTAGTTGTAGCTGGAGAAGAGCACGTCCAGCTCGACGGGGCCGGTCAGCAGGGACTCGTCGGCGTCCTCGACGAGGCGGGCGTCGGCCCCCTCGGCATCGATCAGTACGGCGCGCATGGACGCGCTCCTCTCGCTCGAGTGCAGGTCTGCCCAGCCTAGTGCGCCCGTCCCGACGTGGGGCGTCTGCGTCCCGCCGCCGGAAGTTCCGCGGCTCGTTGCGACAGGGATTGACGCCGCACCCAGTTCCATGGTTCATTAGTGGAGTAACGAACCAAGCAACCAGTAGCACACCAAACAACCGTGGAACCACCTCAGGAGATCCCGTGCTCGACGAGTCGAAGCCGCTCTTCCTCGCTGTCGCGGAACAAATCGAGGACGGGATCCTCGATGCCACATACGTGGAGGGCGAGACCGTCCCGTCGACTAATGAGCTCGCCGCCTTCCTCCGCATCAACCCCGCCACGGCCGGCAAGGGCCTGAACCGCCTGGTCGATGCGGGCGTCCTGGAGAAGCGGCGCGGACTCGGGATGGTCGTCGCTCCCGGGGCGGTCGAACTCCTGCGCCGGCGACGGCGCGAGGCCTTCGCCCAGAACTACCTCGCCCCGCTGCTCCGGGAAGCCGCACAGCTGGGCATCACCCCTCGCGAACTCGCGCAGATGATCACGAAGGAGGCGTCCTGATGAACGCCCTCGAGACCCGGGACCTCAGCAAGCACTATCGAGACGTCGCCGCGATCGACGGCGTCAGCATCTCCCTCGAGGAGAATCGCGTCCACGGCCTGCTGGGCCGTAACGGCGCAGGCAAGACCACCCTGATGAAGCTGCTGACGGCTCAGATCTTCGCCACCTCCGGCAGCATGCGCGTGCTGGGGGAGGACCCGGTGGAGAACGCCGGGGTCCTCTCGCGGACCTGTTTCATCCAGGAAAGCCAGAAGTATCCTGACGGATTCCGGCCCCGCGACGTACTGCAGATCGCGCAGGGCCTGTACCCGTCGTGGGACAGGGAGCTGGCACGGGATCTGGTGGCCGAGTTCCGACTCCCCGAGAAGCGCGTGATCAGCAAGCTCTCGCGCGGGCAGCTCTCCGCCGTCGGCATCATCATCGGGCTCGCCTCGCGGGCACCGCTGACGTTCTTCGACGAGCCCTACCTGGGACTGGATGCCGTCGCCCGGCGACTGTTCTTCGACCGGCTGCTGGCCGACTACGCCGAGCATCCCCGCACGATCGTCCTGTCCACCCACCACATCGACGAGGTCTCCAACCTGCTCGAGCACGTGGTGCTGCTGGACGAGGGCCGGGTCATGGTCGACGACGAGACCGAGGCACTGCAGGGAGCTGCGATCGAGATCTCCGGGCGCACCACCGAGGTCGAGGAGTTCACTGCCGCCGCCGAGGTGCTGCACCTGTCGCGGATCGGCTCCCTCGCCACCGCCACGATCCTCGTCGACGGCGATCGGACCGCGGCGGCCGCTCGCGCGGCAGGACTCCAGATCGCCCCGGTCTCGCTGCAGAACTACATCGTCCACCGCACGACGGCTGCGGCCGTCGACGCGGCCCACTGAGAGGAATCCCGCCATGCGATACCGCAGCGTCATCAATATGCACCTCGTCAACCGCATGCAGGCGTTCGGGTGGCCGCTCCTCGTGATGGCCTTCGCGCTCACGATCGTCCTCGCCATCGGCGCGATCGTCGGTTCCCTAGGGGCCGAGGCCAGCGCCGGGTTGTACCGGGGCTTGACCTGGAACGGGGCGATCTTCTCCCTGCTCGGCCCGCTCATCGGCTACGGATTCGTCTCGATGGGGCAGTACTTCCCGCTCGCCCTGGGGCTCGGGCTGACCCGGCGGGAGTTCGCCGCCGGACTGAGTGTGGTGTTCATCGGCAATGCCGTGGCCTACTCGGTGCTGGTCACGGTCGGCAAGACCATCGAGGCCGCCACCAAAGGCTTCGGGCTGCGGATCCGATTCTTCGACGTCTTCTACACCGGCACCGGGGCCTCCTGGCAGACCTTCGTCCAGACCTTCCTGCTGATCGCGACCGTGCTGTTCCTCGGCGCCGCCATCACCTCCGCCGTGCAGCGCTTCGGCCAGTCCTTTCTCTGGGTCGGCGGCAGTCTCCTGGCCGTCATCGCCGTGGCGCTCCTCGCGGGCATCGTGCTGATCGACGGCTTCGGGCAGCAACTACTGGACCTGTTCACCGTCGGCTGGGGCACGTGGATGGCGGTGATCGCCCTGATCGGGCTGCTCGCCGCCGGAGCGTGGCTGCTGCTGGTGCGCCGCACCCAGGTGCGGTGAGCCCGCACGCTCCCGGTACACTTCTCGGGTGCCTCCGGGCACCGGGAGGGTTGTCAGAGCGGCCGAATGAGATGGTCTTGAAAACCATTGTGCGGTGACCCCGTACCGCGGGTTCGAATCCCGCACCCTCCGCCGTCGGGGCAGGGCCAGGTCCCCGCCTCAGCTCGCGCCGAGGCCCGTCTCCTCGCGGACCCACCCCACGACCTCACGGGCCAGGTCCGCATCCGATGCCGCGGGGGAGCGGCGCCGGAACGTCGGCCGGCCTCGCAGGCCGCGCGGCCCGTCGGGCCCGATGTACGAGCCCTGGGGCAGCGGCTGGGTGGCAGCGAACAGGACCGAGGAAGCGCCCTGCGTCGCGGGCATCGCGATGGGACGGCAGAGGGCGGTGACGAGCCGGTCGAGGCGGGCCGATCCGGTCGCGTTCTGCAGGTTCGTCAGCACCCATCCGGGATGCACCAGCTGCAGGTCCCTCGCGCGACCGTCCTCGTCCTCGTCCTGGTCCCGCAACCGGTCGGCGAGGTCGAGGCCCCACAGCATCGTCACCAGTTTGGAGCGGCCGTAAGCGGCGCGCAGCGACCAGCCGCCCCGCCGGAAGTGGGGGTCGCTCAGATCGATGGCACCGAAGGTGTGCGCGTCCGACGTGACGACCACGACCCGCTCCCGCACCACGGGCAGCAGCAGCTCGGTCAGGAGCATCGGGGCGAGCGCGTTGACACCG from Brachybacterium sacelli includes the following:
- a CDS encoding HAD family hydrolase, producing MTAPTSLTDHDATRTRLQEHLDDLVGEDLLLGLDVDGTLVDHDGVMSPPMRRVLQRAAEQHVVVIATGRSIGATLPIVEAAGITRGYAVCSNGAVTVAMDPEADGGHRIVETRSFQPGHALRTLREVQPDAHYAVETADGGFHATTGFQDASFGVEAWERPLDDLMELEAVRVVVHVPDLSPQEFSEVIAESGVHGVEYSIGWTAWLDMAAPGVSKATALEEIRAQLDIDAAHTVAVGDGFNDTEMLTWAGVGVAMGQAPQGVKDTADVVTDSIFEDGTVLVLEALRG
- the pheA gene encoding prephenate dehydratase, encoding MRYGYLGPETTFTHQALLQALEVMPREFADQVEQVPFSAVATATTDLLAGDIDALIAPIENSVEGGVSGTLDVLAATDSITIVAEQIVQVTFVLAAREDTALDDLDVVSSHPHAQAQVQGWLRTNLPGAHVATASSTAAAARDLAALSPEQARGRAAVCSPLAAEHFGLTVLAQQIEDNAGAQTRFVLVTREGRIPARTGADKTTLVVHLPHNRSGALLETLEMFSANGVNLSRIESRPIGDFLGRYSFSLDVEGHIEDRRVAASLRALHRVCPVVHYLGSYPRLDGARPALPEEFSDETYDEAHQWIEKLTGMVAPTSAGI
- a CDS encoding diacylglycerol/lipid kinase family protein yields the protein MDQTLLLLSIASIVIMVVAIVLLAVVLRHLRRHRREIAELRRTTERYERQLREAAGTEDAADSGAAQSEVAGADSAGTDGPALSPDRVRKVAVVLNPSKFDDAERFRSRLREIVEELEGAEVTFYETSIEDPGRGQARQARQDDADLVIAAGGDGTVRLVASVLAGTDTRMGIIPSGTGNLLARNLDIPLEDPPAAMIAALTGHDRQIDVGWLRTGGSIDEAATSAEQIFLVIAGFGADAEMIGHTDPQMKKRLGWIAYVLGGVRTILGRSIDVVLDFPDGTRHAHKARTVLLGNVGKLPGGFVLMPEATADNGRLEIVVAGWRGAAGFSQVLTEVVNPRLVPKGRFAETTRMSSMDRYQATEVRVATTKAQPVQLDGDTDAEATHLIARIDPGVLRLRVPAGTDVSRI
- a CDS encoding NAD(P)H-quinone oxidoreductase, whose amino-acid sequence is MRAITITAEHELAQVELPEPVAAPGEVLVDVAAAGVNRADVAQAAGKYPPPTGASELPGLEVSGYRRDTGEAVVALLAGGGYAEVVAVPEGQLLPAPEGMDLVDAAGVVEVCATVVSNLVLEGRLAEGETVLIHGGTGGIGTVAIQLARHLGARVLTTVGSDEAFDRVRELGADAVWNRRTADLLEAVREAGGADVVLDVVGGSALADNVGMLREHGRLVIIGTLGGATGELPIGMLMGKRGRVIGTTLRSRRTEGKREILEATYELVWPLLADGTLRVPIHARLPLEKASDAHEVLRVGGHVGKVILELSRGGP
- a CDS encoding SDR family NAD(P)-dependent oxidoreductase produces the protein MNAMEWEHLRRPDLTGRTVVMTGASDGLGREAALQFALWGADLVLAVRDRTKGEVVAGRIRRETGRAQAARLVHLDLADLDSVRHGAEEILTTVGEHGIDLLISGAGVVSRRREETADGFELMTGVNALAPMLLTELLLPVVRERVVVVTSDAHTFGAIDLSDPHFRRGGWSLRAAYGRSKLVTMLWGLDLADRLRDQDEDEDGRARDLQLVHPGWVLTNLQNATGSARLDRLVTALCRPIAMPATQGASSVLFAATQPLPQGSYIGPDGPRGLRGRPTFRRRSPAASDADLAREVVGWVREETGLGAS
- the serS gene encoding serine--tRNA ligase, with translation MIDLRLLRENPDAVRDAQRARRRDPSTVDAVLEADSRWREATTSYESARAEQKAFGKKVAQATGEEKQELLAEVRQLAADVKRLESEAGGAIVARDTALRAIPNLAEGAPEGLEDDFALRETVGATPAFDHAIKDHLEIAEGLKAIDMARGAKVSGARFYFLTGIGAQLELAILNSAIDQATKAGFTPMITPTLVLPESMEGTGFLGEHADEVYHLDKDDDLYLVGTSEVALASYHKGEVLDVSGGPIRYAGWSACYRREAGSYGKDTRGIIRVHQFHKVEMFSYCRIEDSYAEHERLLDLEREMLARIDVPYRIIDTAAGDLGTSAARKYDCEAWMPSQDTYRELTSTSNTTQFQARRLNIRERTEDGLRPVATLNGTLGTTRFIAAILENHQQGDGSVAVPEGLRPYLGGREVFEVSA
- a CDS encoding ABC transporter ATP-binding protein; its protein translation is MNALETRDLSKHYRDVAAIDGVSISLEENRVHGLLGRNGAGKTTLMKLLTAQIFATSGSMRVLGEDPVENAGVLSRTCFIQESQKYPDGFRPRDVLQIAQGLYPSWDRELARDLVAEFRLPEKRVISKLSRGQLSAVGIIIGLASRAPLTFFDEPYLGLDAVARRLFFDRLLADYAEHPRTIVLSTHHIDEVSNLLEHVVLLDEGRVMVDDETEALQGAAIEISGRTTEVEEFTAAAEVLHLSRIGSLATATILVDGDRTAAAARAAGLQIAPVSLQNYIVHRTTAAAVDAAH
- a CDS encoding MDR family oxidoreductase — encoded protein: MRAVLIDAEGADARLVEDADESLLTGPVELDVLFSSYNYKDGLAIAGTGIARRFPLIPGIDLVGRVTGSEVAEYSAGDLVVLNGDGIGESRHGGFATRARVRPEALVRLSADLSPERAAAIGTAGFTAMLSVLRLEDGGVAPDSGDVLVTGASGGAGSIAVALLAGRGHRVVASTGRVEENTEYLRELGAAEVIDRRELGDEVGKPLQSQRWAGAIDAVGSTTLANVLAQTTWGGTVAAYGLAQGMDLPTSVMPFILRHVSLAGVNSVDAPSALRERAWDALVRELDLDLLDSLTTSIGLSETIPIAQRILSGEIRGRTVVDVTQ
- a CDS encoding GntR family transcriptional regulator, which produces MLDESKPLFLAVAEQIEDGILDATYVEGETVPSTNELAAFLRINPATAGKGLNRLVDAGVLEKRRGLGMVVAPGAVELLRRRRREAFAQNYLAPLLREAAQLGITPRELAQMITKEAS